A genomic segment from Fusarium fujikuroi IMI 58289 draft genome, chromosome FFUJ_chr04 encodes:
- a CDS encoding related to transcriptional activator Mut3p, which yields METAQSSRRKACDYCVSRKIKCDGKPTCSNCSLYAVTCKTTVTSRRKATRNGGITPAPSSQSGTQPDRMAALEERLANIEALLTALGGRTLGAPPTQPGLDISLSDIDVSGSSNSWGISPIQTPLDIAQCQHTTISNAGSQLTKAASSDQLELAPLSEVLPLVDSYFRNYNSIIPLFEENTFMRMLLDWYSSSTKRSTVAWAAINVVLAINYRILEGKTVDDPAFSQTIRNARSAMSELMMQGQDLTGLQVLLGMVILFQGSSEVQLAIVLIGSVTRLAQSLRLNSKKALAGLSKSEQAHRTRLFWLAYIYDREMAQRSQCPYHQPDCETDVDLPEPNPEEDLGIIASSSDTIRFNYLRSCAKFAFIQGKAHDLLYSQKSHTLTPERRSRSIALIEELLKEWVDEIPPELHTTEGIDKTLSPLARDMMTNIWSRHIETRIKIHSIFTFEDTWINRVRRYLSPAVIDITDDIDGEVKRADLTPLPAGWGECVGNARVCLELISSTKLTEYILWLHTCTALPCLILIIVNMIEYPDHDLVTQDRKLLDSCFGVFDGVMKYLPKEPFDTILSISHQLDRRAKGQVYRTMLGKGDMSYQEDFQMSPSTAWALLDDIEFQ from the exons ATGGAGACAGCGCAATCAAGTAGACGAAAAG CGTGCGATTACTGCGTGTCGCGGAAAATCAAGTGCGACGGCAAACCGACATGCTCCAATTGCAGTCTGTATGCGGTTACCTGCAAGACGACAGTAACAAGTCGAAGAAAGGCGACTCGGAATGGCGGAATCACTCCGGCGCCCTCAAGCCAATCTGGGACCCA ACCTGACCGTATGGCCGCTCTCGAAGAGCGCTTAGCTAACATTGAGGCTCTCTTGACAGCGCTTGGGGGGCGAACCCTTGGAGCACCACCAACACAGCCAGGACTCGACATTTCTCTCAGCGATATTGATGTCTCTGGGTCTTCAAATAGTTGGGGTATTTCGCCAATTCAGACACCACTGGACATAGCTCAATGCCAACATACAACCATCTCAAATGCGGGCTCTCAATTGACCAAGGCTGCGAGCTCAGATCAGCTCGAGCTCGCTCCTCTATCAGAAGTCCTCCCACTTGTAGACAGCTATTTCCGCAATTACAACAGCATAATCCCACTATTTGAAGAGAATACATTTATGCGCATGCTTCTTGATTGGTACTCTTCGTCCACCAAGCGCTCTACGGTCGCATGGGCTGCTATAAATGTCGTCCTGGCTATCAACTATCGCATCCTTGAGGGAAAGACAGTGGACGACCCTGCGTTTTCCCAAACTATTCGCAATGCGCGCTCTGCCATGTCAGAGTTAATgatgcaaggccaagatttGACGGGCCTGCAAGTGCTTCTGGGCATGGTGATCCTGTTCCAAGGGTCCTCAGAAGTCCAACTCGCTATTGTTCTAATTGGGAGTGTCACTCGGCTTGCGCAAAGTCTACGGTTGAACTCCAAGAAAGCATTAGCAGGACTGTCGAAATCGGAACAGGCGCATAGAACTCGTTTGTTCTGGCTTGCATATATCTATGACAGG GAAATGGCGCAAAGGTCTCAATGCCCGTATCACCAGCCCGACTGTGAAACAGACGTGGATCTACCAGAACCGAACcctgaagaagatcttggtATCATCGCCTCATCGAGCGACACCATTCGGTTCAACTACCTTCGTTCATGCGCCAAGTTTGCATTCATCCAAGGAAAAGCCCATGACCTTCTCTACAGCCAAAAGTCTCATACTCTCACACCAGAAAGGAGATCTAGATCAATTGCTCTGATAGAAGAATTGCTTAAAGAATGGGTGGACGAAATACCCCCAGAGCTTCATACCACAGAGGGTATTGACAAGACGTTATCCCCATTAGCGAGGGATATGATGACGAACATATGGTCTCGTCATATTGAGACCCGGATCAAAATCCACTCGATATTTACGTTTGAAGATACATGGATCAACAGAGTGAGGCGGTATCTTTCACCTGCGGTGATAGATATCACTGACGACATTGATGGTGAGGTTAAAAGAGCGGACCTTACACCTCTACCAGCAGGATGGGGCGAATGCGTGGGTAATGCTCGAGTTTGTCTGGAATTAATCAGTTCGACAAAATTGACAGAGTATATCCTATG GCTTCATACATGCACCGCACTCCCATGCCTGATCCTCATTATAGTTAACATGATTGAGTATCCAGACCATGATCTTGTGACCCAGGATCGAAAGCTTTTGGATAGCTGTTTTGGAGTTTTTGATGGTGTGATGAAATATTTGCCGAAAGAGCCGTTTGACACGATACTATCTATTTCTCATCAGTTGGATCGAAGGGCGAAGGGGCAGGTTTACCGCACTATGTTGGGGAAGGGGGATATGTCCTATCAAGAGGATTTTCAGATGAGTCCTTCGACCGCGTGGGCGCTTTTGGATGATATTGAGTTTCAGTGA
- a CDS encoding related to arylamine N-acetyltransferase 2, protein MADRIRYSKSQLEKYYDRIAFPASDRQYNISNLTAEDQQSYLDALTKQQILTVPFENLTLHYSWHRTVDVNADHLYDKIVNERRGGYCMENNTFFNTVLLSLGYHTYMVGSRVFNPDAERFGGTSHCLSLVIIDGKTFAVDVGFGGRNPTEPLEVEHERVHTGSSGFRMRLRHDVIAQNVSNQKLWIYEYRSRDGGEWVPQWCFMDFEVLPEDIRVFNMSPSKSPSSFFTFKVVSVQFTSENEDYSDGSARDLKNVGGAIDGAFIIDGNLFKYRKGGETKWERSFKTEEERLEALRKYYGVELTKENERAISGTAGAIQYYRTGS, encoded by the coding sequence ATGGCGGATCGAATTCGATATAGCAAGTCTCAACTCGAGAAGTATTACGATCGGATTGCCTTCCCGGCATCTGATCGCCAGTACAATATCAGCAACCTCACAGCTGAAGATCAACAGTCCTACCTCGACGCTTTGACAAAACAGCAGATCCTCACAGTTCCCTTTGAGAACCTTACTCTTCACTACTCCTGGCATCGCACCGTCGACGTGAACGCTGATCATCTTTACGATAAGATCGTGAATGAGAGGCGAGGCGGTTACTGCATGGAGAATAACACTTTTTTCAACACAGTTCTTCTCTCGCTAGGTTATCATACCTATATGGTCGGATCAAGGGTCTTTAACCCTGATGCTGAAAGATTTGGCGGTACTTCGCATTGTCTTAGCTTGGTGATTATTGATGGGAAGACATTTGCCGTTGATGTTGGCTTTGGGGGACGGAATCCGACTGAACCGTTGGAAGTTGAGCATGAACGTGTTCATACGGGATCAAGTGGATTCCGAATGCGATTACGGCATGATGTTATCGCACAAAATGTCAGCAATCAAAAGCTCTGGATATACGAATATCGATCCCGCGATGGAGGCGAATGGGTTCCTCAATGGTGCTTCATGGATTTTGAGGTCCTACCAGAAGATATCCGAGTCTTCAACATGTCTCCATCCAAAAGCCCTTCAAGTTTCTTCACTTTCAAAGTTGTCAGCGTGCAGTTCACTTCTGAGAATGAGGATTATTCAGACGGAAGCGCGAGGGACTTGAAAAATGTGGGCGGTGCCATTGATGGTGCCTTTATTATCGATGGGAATTTGTTCAAGTATAGAAAGGGCGGAGAGACTAAGTGGGAAAGGAGCTTCAAGacggaagaggagaggctAGAAGCTTTGAGGAAGTATTATGGTGTAGAGTTGACCAAAGAGAACGAGAGGGCTATCAGCGGAACAGCTGGCGCTATACAATACTATAGAACTGGATCATAG